A region from the Aphis gossypii isolate Hap1 chromosome 1, ASM2018417v2, whole genome shotgun sequence genome encodes:
- the LOC114129144 gene encoding proliferating cell nuclear antigen — MFEARLLKSGQLKKILEAIKELLKEATFDCSDSGIQLQAMDDAHVSLVSMYLKSTGFDKFRCDRNLSMGINLESMVKIMKCCSNDDIMTIKAQDNADTLTIMFETSNQEKMSDYEMKLMNLDQEHLGIPETNYSCVIKMPSTEFARICRDLSQFGESVIIACTKDGVKFSTSGDIGSANVKLSQSASIDKEEEGVSIEMQQAVCLTFACRYLNLFCKAAPLSPQVILSMSGDVPLVVEYQIEELGFIRYYLAPKIEEDD; from the exons ATGTTTGAAGCAAGACTTTTGAAGAGTGGCCAGCTCAAAAAGATTTTGGAAGCCATTAAGGAACTTTTAAAAGAAGCAACATTCGATTGTTCCGATTCCGGGATTCAACTTCAGGCCATGGACGACGCCCATGTTAGCTTAGTATCCATGTATTTGAAAAGTACTGGTTTTGATAAATTTCGATGCGATCGGAACTTGTCAATGGGTATTAATCTAgaaag catggtgaaaattatgaaatgttgTTCTAATGATGACATTATGACTATCAAAGCACAAGATAATGCAGATACTCTTACTATTATGTTCGAGACATCAAACCAAGAGAAAATGTCAGACTATGAAATGAAACTCATGAATTTGGATCAAGAACATCTTGGTATACCT gaaaCAAATTATTCTTGCGTAATTAAGATGCCTTCAACTGAGTTTGCAAGAATATGCAGAGATTTGAGTCAGTTTGGAGAATCTGTTATTATTGCTTGTACTAAAGATGGTGTAAAATTCTCTACATCAGGTGACATTGGTTCAG ctaATGTCAAACTTTCTCAAAGTGCATCAATTGATAAAGAAGAAGAAGGAGTTTCCATTGAAATGCAACAAGCTGTATGTTTGACGTTTGCTTGTCGTTACCTGAATTTGTTTTGCAAAGCAGCTCCTTTATCTCcacaa gttattttatcaatgtcTGGTGATGTTCCATTAGTAGTAGAATATCAAATTGAAGAGTTGGGTTTTATCCGGTATTATTTAGCTCCTAAAATTGAAGaagatgattaa
- the LOC114129136 gene encoding zinc finger protein 227, which yields MSNMANAENYQLKWHSHGAHLHSTIATLHGTTAFTDVTLSTTDGRNVSAHRFVLSACSAYLNQVFQSCLSNNLVIVLPADISYRTLCILLQYMYSGEATVTNSQLDRVLKAGEVLRVRGLCRSNENTVGVVPRQQTPDNNKDDKSKQKSKGDMPLSVLSDGNENKENEKDKDNDDGEVKKENSENEDPMHNALQLEITVKEEPLEWNDSDRTEMTIQPELYSNYDDDDEEADSDYYAPLTCDMCQETFRTPALWVRHIQTHELGSITDLPKRKRRKTTDDDDGGELPPLRCELCQQEYQTPGDWVRHIQSAHTEEQLAITNSLASGGSGILPSAKRPRPRIMNGRKVCPTCTKTFPSHASMLIHSRTHTGERPYQCGVCNKGFNVKSNLLRHMRTLHDTVISPNAMVEYCNAQDEVPPTT from the exons ATGTCCAATATGGCAAATGCTGAAAACTACCAATTGAAATGGCATAGTCATGGTGCTCATTTACATTCGACTATTGCGACGTTACACGGCACCACGGCGTTCACCGACGTGACGCTAAGTACGACCGACGGTCGCAACGTGTCGGCGCACCGTTTCGTGTTGTCGGCCTGCAGCGCGTACCTGAACCAAGTGTTCCAGAGCTGCCTATCCAATAATTTGGTCATAGTACTGCCGGCCGATATCAGTTATCGTACGCTTTGCATATTGCTCCAATACATGTACAGTGGCGAAGCAACGGTCACCAACAGCCAGCTGGACCGGGTGCTGAAAGCTGGTGAAGTTTTGAGGGTGAGAGGGCTGTGCCGGAGCAACGAGAACACGGTGGGCGTGGTGCCCAGACAGCAGACACCCGACAATAACAAGGATGACAAGTCGAAGCAGAAGTCCAAAGGTGATATGCCGCTATCGGTGTTGTCTGATGGCAACGAAAATAAGGAAAACGAAAAAGACAAGGACAACGACGATGGTGaggttaaaaaagaaaattcggAAAACGAAGACCCCATGCACAACGCACTGCAGTTGGAGATCACCGTCAAGGAAGAACCACTTGAATGGAACGACAGTGATCGAACTGAAATGACCATTCAACCG GAGCTGTATTCCAATTACGACGATGATGATGAGGAAGCCGATTCTGATTATTATGCTCCATTGACATGTGACATGTGTCAAGAAACATTTCGAACACCAGCCCTTTGGGTTAGGCATATACAAACCCACGAATTAGGCTCAATTACCGATTTACCGAAAAGAAAACGAAGAAAAACCACA gaCGATGATGACGGAGGAGAGTTACCCCCCTTACGTTGTGAACTATGCCAACAAGAGTACCAAACACCCGGAGATTGGGTGCGACATATTCAAAGTGCACATACGGAGGAACAGCTGGCCATTACAAATAGTTTGGCAAGCGGTGGGTCAGGTATATTACCCTCAGCCAAACGACCGCGACCAAGAATAATGAATGGCCGCAAAGTGTGTCCAACTTGTACTAAGACGTTTCCGTCGCATGCGAGCATGTTAATACATAGTCGGACACACACAGGTGAACGGCCGTACCAGTGTGGTGTCTGCAATAAAGGTTTTAATGTAAAGAGTAATCTACTAAGACACATGAGAACATTACACGATACAGTCATAAGTCCTAATGCAATGGTCGAATACTGTAATGCCCAAGATGAAGTACCCCctacaacataa